The stretch of DNA AAAACTAGAACCGTTTCTTTTTTCTACCACCGATCTGGAGAAACTGTTAGCCGCCACTTCCATGCTGTGTTACGGGCAATTATTTTACTAGAAGATGAATTTCTTCGACAACCATCTGCATCCATTGTTTCTCCGGCGATCCTTCACAATCATAGATTTTATCCTTATTTCAAGGTATTGACATGTACAATTACATGAATAAATAACTTTGATTATTTTATACAATTTCATGTTACTTTATTAAATATTGCACTATTATTTAGGACTGTATTGGAGTTATAGATGGAACACATTTTCGTGTCAAAGTACCCATAGCGGATCAACCTAAATTTCGAGGGagaaaagactggccgacacagAATGTATTAGCTGCATGTGATTTCGATATGAAGTTCACTTATGTATTAACGGGTTGGGAAGGAACAGCATCTGACTCAAAAGTTCTTAAGAATGCATTATCGAGGGATGATAATCTTAAACTTCCACGAGGTTAGCATGTACATCAAATTATATTCTCTCATTAGTAGGTAAAGATTAGTAGTTTGTGTGTTTATActaaattattcaattttaatgATGGATTCTGTAGGAAAATTTTACCTTGGGGATGCTGGATTTATGCTGAAGTATGGATTAATTACCCCATATCGAAGTGTAAGGTATCACCGAAAAGAGTATGCAAGACGTGGcccagaaaatgaaaaagaattattTAATCTTCGTCATGCTTCATTGAGAAATGTTATCGAAAGGTCATTTGGAGTTTTAAAGAAAAGATTTGCAATAATCACAAGTGGCACTGAACCACATTATGACTTTGAGACTATGACTGAAATTGTGCTAGCTTGTTGCATATTACATAACTTTTTAATGTGTGTAGATCCTGATCCACATCTCATAGCTCAAGTTGACCGAGAACTACAAGAAAATAATCCAGAAGAGGATGAAGTAGTTCGACATGAACAAGATGAAGACTATAGGCGGGGGGCCATATTAAGGGATGAAATAGCTGCTCAAATGTGGGCTGACTATCAACTAGGACCCTGATCACTCATTTACAAAATTTTGCGAATAACGTTATTAGTTGTATTATCTATGCGCTGAGTTGATTTTATAACTATGATTTGTTATTATTGAATTCATGTTACCTCTTGAAGTGTTATCATATTCTGTTTGAGGACTTTGGTGTGCACAAGTTGAATCACTTTGTCATATGTTGTACTTATGGAGTGTATTGAATCTTTATTTGTTGAATAATTGATAAGATAGTTTACAAATACTTTGATTTAAGattatggatgttatttctATCCACTTGTTTTGTAGATTGAGAAGTGTTAATGGCAAAGAGAGCATTATGCCAAGGTGAGGCCACTAGTCGGGATACTCTAAGATGGACCGACGAAATGGATACAACCTTCATTGATGCTTTAATTGAAGAAAGCCGCAAAGGTAATAGAGTGGATGGCACATTTACTACAATGGCATATGACAACATACTTTCACTTTTGAGATCTATCTATGGTAATCATATCCGCAAAGAGAATCTTAAGAATAGACTCAAGACTTTAAAGGATCATTTTGGAGTTTGTTATGATAATTTCCATGGGCTTAGTGGATTTTCCTGGAATCCAATTACAAAGATGTTTGAGGCTGAAGCTGAAGTCTGGGAAGAATTGATTAAGGTATACTTTATGCATTTACTCTCTTTTTGTGTATTAAATGTCACTAGTAATTATTGAAAAAGTAtctcaaaaatatatctttacaTATAGGCACAGTCATAGTAAATATTCTTCTATTTGATTCAGGCAAAACCAGAAGTGAAAAAGTGGATGCGGACTCCAATCAAACACTATGATAAACTATTTGAGATATATGGTACAGATAGGGCAACAGGAAAACATGCTGAAAGTGccaaagaaaaagtgaaaaggTGGGAAAAGAGCAAAGAAAAAATTAACTTGAATGATGATGAAAGTTTCTTAAATATGGAAGAGGAGTGGAATGAGGATCCAATTACTCCTCATGCTACTAGTTTTACAATGGGTCATAGTCCTGAAATTGGtttatctaaccaatcaactGGCTCTCAAGGAACATCATCAAGAGGTACTAAACGCAAAACAACCATGAGTGATAAATCAGAGTCAGAAATGGAAACAATGAGT from Arachis duranensis cultivar V14167 chromosome 4, aradu.V14167.gnm2.J7QH, whole genome shotgun sequence encodes:
- the LOC107483858 gene encoding uncharacterized protein LOC107483858, which encodes MGPDAFLQLCEKLRATRQVRDTKHVTVEEQVARFLYIIAHNVKTRTVSFFYHRSGETVSRHFHAVLRAIILLEDEFLRQPSASIVSPAILHNHRFYPYFKDCIGVIDGTHFRVKVPIADQPKFRGRKDWPTQNVLAACDFDMKFTYVLTGWEGTASDSKVLKNALSRDDNLKLPRGKFYLGDAGFMLKYGLITPYRSVRYHRKEYARRGPENEKELFNLRHASLRNVIERSFGVLKKRFAIITSGTEPHYDFETMTEIVLACCILHNFLMCVDPDPHLIAQVDRELQENNPEEDEVVRHEQDEDYRRGAILRDEIAAQMWADYQLGP
- the LOC107483854 gene encoding uncharacterized protein LOC107483854, giving the protein MAKRALCQGEATSRDTLRWTDEMDTTFIDALIEESRKGNRVDGTFTTMAYDNILSLLRSIYGNHIRKENLKNRLKTLKDHFGVCYDNFHGLSGFSWNPITKMFEAEAEVWEELIKAKPEVKKWMRTPIKHYDKLFEIYGTDRATGKHAESAKEKVKRWEKSKEKINLNDDESFLNMEEEWNEDPITPHATSFTMGHSPEIGLSNQSTGSQGTSSRGTKRKTTMSDKSESEMETMSKGIQALTDMMKDGNHFYERSINIAEKQVLTAEEQVQVAKEQVQIAKQQVRIAERGLVILEQRATLYELMKEAGAL